ATGGATGCAACGGGGGTGAATTTCACGGACACCATTGATGCCAATACGACGCTGGTGCCGGGGTCATTGAAAGCCACACCGGTTGCGGTCAACGAAAGCTATACGGCAACGGGGAATGTCCGTATCCAAATCCCCGCAGGAAGTGGCGTTTTAACGAATGATTATTTAGGGGTTCCGGCGGCCACGATTTCGGCATTCGACGCGACCAGTGTAAATGGCGGGGATGTGACAGTGAATGCGGATGGCAGTTTTTCCTATAATCCGCCACCGGGCTTTGAAGGGGCTGATACTTTTACTTATACCCTAACCAATAGTGCCGGAAGCAACAGCGCAACGGTGACGATTACCGTCAGTGGGATGATTTGGTTTATCAACAACAATGCCGGGGCTTGTGCATCGGGGTGCAATGGAAGGTTAACTCATCCGTTCCAGACGCTTGCTGCCTTTGAAGCGGTCAATGGTAACGCTGGAGTGAGCAACCCGGCAGCAGGTGACAACATTTTCATTTATGAAAGTGCTACCGCTTATACTGGTCCGGTGACGCTGGAAAACAACCAGAAGCTTATCGGTCAGGATGCTAACGGCGCAAGTCTCGTGGCGCTTGCAGGGATTACCCTTGCGCCGAATAGTGATCCGTTACCTTCGCTCGCACCCGGCGGCACACTCGCCACAATTACCAGTGCGGCAAACGCCATCAACGTTGCGTCAGGCAACACCCTACGTGGTTTCACGGTCGCCAATTCAACGACAGATATTGGTGGCTCTAATTTCGGAACATTGACCATAGCTGATGTCACGATGAACGGTACAGGGCAAGCCCTCAACCTTATGACCGGCACGCTTACGGCAACTTCCAATATCAGCATTACCTCAACCAGCGGCGCGACCGGATTCAGTTTGGATGGGGTTGGTGGATCGCTGACGACAAGCGGAACGACGAATATATCCGGCTCCACCGGTAGTGGGATATTGATTCAGAATTCCTCAGCTACCGTCAATCTGGGTAATGTGAGCGTAACAACCAGCGGAGGTACAGGAGTAAGATTAAGTAGTAATACCGGTACGCTTACCTTTGCAGACCTCGACATTAGTCCAAACGCAAATCAGCGAGCCTTACACGCCTCTGATAACACCAATACACTGACGATAACGAGCGGAACAATCAGCAATAGTGGCGCAGTTGCTGTCGAAATCACTAAAGCCAGTGGGACAACGCCACTACAGGTTTCCTTAACCAGTGTTTCGGCCAATGGCGGGACGAATGGAATTATTGTGACCAATGCAACTGGCAGCTTTACTGTGACCGGAAATGGGAACACCTCAGTTGGTGGCAATAGCTCTGGCGGCACCATTCAAAATACCACCAGCCATGCGATTACACTGACAAACATGACCAATCCGTCATTCACAAACCTGAATATTCAAAGTATCGGGCGTAGCGGTGTGGATGGGCAACAAGTCACTAACTTCACATTTAAAAATGGTACGATCAACAATGTTGGCACGGCAGCAGTCGGTCAGTACGAAGAGAGTAATATTGCGTTTAATGACGGAACCGGCACCTTCACCAGCACGATTCTTACAGGTACTGTTTCGATCACCCAAAACATCCTGACGAACGCCCGTCGTCATGGCATTCAAATCGAAAATGGCAACGGCACCATCAGCAATCTAACGATCACAAATAACACCCTAACCAGTTCCACTTCAGGCGCAACATCCCTTGGTTCAGCCATTCTTGTGCTACAGCAGGGGTCAGTTGCAACAACCGCACATTTGACTACGGGAACCGTTACCAACAATACGATTTCAAACTTTCCGAGCGGGGCTGGAATTTTTATAGGTGGCGGGAGCGGCAACGGTTCAAACAGTACATCATCAACGCTCGGTGCAAACGGCACCCCTATCAATATTTCAAACAATTCCATTTCAGGCGCAAGCGCTGCCAATCGAATGGGGACTAACGCTATCCAGGTAAGTTTTAACGGACAGGTGGGGGTCAGTAACTTTACCATCAATGCCAACAATCCTATGACAAATTATGCGGGAATCGGCGTTACTGTCTTTATGGGAGGTAGCGTCACCGGCACAACTACTGTTACCAACAATACGTTGGTCTCAAATAATACTGCTGGTTCTTCTGGGATTGCCGTACAGGCTGATGATGGCCCAGCCGGATTAGGCACATCGCAAGCTAACTATAACTTTACAATTAACAATAACAACATCAGCGCCAATGAAGGCTTTGGCGTACGTGCAATTGCCCGCGCTTCGCTTGCAATCATGGATGTGACCATCCAGAACAACACGGTTGCCGCTCCAACCTTGACGAACCGTAACGGTATCCGGGTTGATTCCGGTAGCGCCGCAGGTGACGTTACACTCTGTATGACAATGACCGGCAATACCAGTGCAGGTAGTGGCGTCAATCAGGGCATCGGTATTCGTAAACAGGGAACCGTTGCTACCGTAAATGATTTCGGCATTGTTGGACTTGCGCCGTCAC
The Acidobacteriota bacterium DNA segment above includes these coding regions:
- a CDS encoding Ig-like domain-containing protein, whose amino-acid sequence is MKSTASSSAFRNPIVLVFCSLVLFFLLISGLPMSSGSVNSLTAVEANNASETGEPRGIEPSSAPGASLSSASSYAALFAPTVTATKTASPASVSPGGTISYTVTISNASMDATGVNFTDTIDANTTLVPGSLKATPVAVNESYTATGNVRIQIPAGSGVLTNDYLGVPAATISAFDATSVNGGDVTVNADGSFSYNPPPGFEGADTFTYTLTNSAGSNSATVTITVSGMIWFINNNAGACASGCNGRLTHPFQTLAAFEAVNGNAGVSNPAAGDNIFIYESATAYTGPVTLENNQKLIGQDANGASLVALAGITLAPNSDPLPSLAPGGTLATITSAANAINVASGNTLRGFTVANSTTDIGGSNFGTLTIADVTMNGTGQALNLMTGTLTATSNISITSTSGATGFSLDGVGGSLTTSGTTNISGSTGSGILIQNSSATVNLGNVSVTTSGGTGVRLSSNTGTLTFADLDISPNANQRALHASDNTNTLTITSGTISNSGAVAVEITKASGTTPLQVSLTSVSANGGTNGIIVTNATGSFTVTGNGNTSVGGNSSGGTIQNTTSHAITLTNMTNPSFTNLNIQSIGRSGVDGQQVTNFTFKNGTINNVGTAAVGQYEESNIAFNDGTGTFTSTILTGTVSITQNILTNARRHGIQIENGNGTISNLTITNNTLTSSTSGATSLGSAILVLQQGSVATTAHLTTGTVTNNTISNFPSGAGIFIGGGSGNGSNSTSSTLGANGTPINISNNSISGASAANRMGTNAIQVSFNGQVGVSNFTINANNPMTNYAGIGVTVFMGGSVTGTTTVTNNTLVSNNTAGSSGIAVQADDGPAGLGTSQANYNFTINNNNISANEGFGVRAIARASLAIMDVTIQNNTVAAPTLTNRNGIRVDSGSAAGDVTLCMTMTGNTSAGSGVNQGIGIRKQGTVATVNDFGIVGLAPSPTTGANAAAKVAADNPAGGGVDVISGDNYVNCALTAGPIMADAITGTDEAKAEVGEATSLSMTDTLRVPHLLIKPNESIEKLRQNELEWLVPAAIERWRQAGISADELARLHNVRFELADLPNGEIARREGDIIKVDELAAGYGWFVDLTIYDDNEFMVGVPDRELQTTEKSLAHGKMDLLTVLMRGLGLEYLKDKTKTPRKLRPLMETTLTPSVRRVPNAASLGFIIPELASEEASGSSPVTPLRLEPASVSSAT